The Rickettsiales bacterium genome includes a region encoding these proteins:
- the cobT gene encoding nicotinate-nucleotide--dimethylbenzimidazole phosphoribosyltransferase, which translates to MSFILDKAFLTEPDYVLQKQAQQRLNSLTKPQGSLGRLEDIAVWMCGWQGTLSPKTDKAYTLIFAGNHGVVARGVSAYPAEVTVQMVANFENGGAAINQLCREIPSNLRIIPLSLNTPTADFTEDPAMSEREFAEAFNLGMESVPSDADILVLGEMGIGNTTVAAALAQAVCGGEAADWVGVGTGIDEVGLARKREVVTSAVAIHQRYLVDAVSVMRYLGGREQAAIAGAVWQARKLKIPVILDGYVVCAAVAAFMLVSKDSLSHCVSGHLSAEGGHKKLLDFMGMQPLLNLGMRLGEGSGAQLSLAVVRAALATFTGMATFEEAMVTGKNS; encoded by the coding sequence ATGTCATTTATTTTAGATAAGGCTTTTTTAACTGAGCCAGATTATGTGCTGCAAAAGCAGGCACAGCAGCGTCTTAATAGCCTTACCAAACCGCAAGGGTCACTTGGTAGGCTTGAGGATATAGCGGTGTGGATGTGTGGTTGGCAAGGTACTTTAAGCCCAAAAACCGATAAGGCTTATACGTTGATATTTGCTGGTAATCATGGGGTGGTGGCGCGAGGTGTCTCAGCGTATCCGGCGGAAGTTACGGTGCAGATGGTGGCGAATTTTGAAAATGGTGGCGCGGCGATAAACCAGCTTTGTCGGGAGATACCGTCAAATTTACGAATTATTCCTTTGTCATTAAATACACCAACCGCTGATTTTACCGAAGATCCGGCGATGAGTGAGCGGGAATTCGCGGAGGCTTTTAATTTAGGGATGGAATCGGTGCCAAGTGACGCTGATATTTTAGTGCTTGGTGAGATGGGAATCGGCAATACCACAGTAGCCGCCGCTTTAGCGCAGGCGGTTTGTGGTGGTGAAGCGGCGGACTGGGTTGGAGTTGGTACTGGAATTGATGAGGTCGGGCTTGCTCGTAAGCGAGAGGTGGTAACGTCCGCTGTCGCTATTCATCAGCGTTATTTGGTGGATGCTGTGTCAGTGATGCGTTATCTTGGTGGTCGTGAGCAGGCGGCGATCGCCGGAGCGGTATGGCAGGCGAGGAAGCTTAAAATTCCAGTTATTTTGGATGGGTATGTGGTATGCGCGGCGGTAGCGGCTTTTATGCTGGTATCCAAAGATAGTCTTAGTCATTGTGTGTCTGGTCATCTTTCCGCTGAGGGTGGACATAAGAAACTGCTGGATTTTATGGGAATGCAGCCACTGCTGAATCTTGGTATGCGGCTGGGTGAGGGTAGTGGCGCTCAGTTGTCGCTTGCGGTGGTACGAGCGGCACTTGCTACATTTACTGGCATGGCGACATTTGAGGAAGCGATGGTAACTGGGAAGAATAGCTGA
- a CDS encoding cobaltochelatase subunit CobN has product MHLSVKQSQTIEDVDIPLNPEQTPADIVFLSFTDSDLSCMAAASSDAANIRISRLSRLKHPLSVDLYIEQVAAYAKVIIIRLLGGYDWWKYGVDELARLASRKNIKLIMISGNSYDHRLFKFSNVERGQLENIEQSLAQGGVENFRQVFAYACGLITGAKINVTPKIMPYAALYREVVADEHYGNIAIIFYRAHYLAGDVAVIDSIIESFRSRNISVKAFMISSLKDDSSLSFLRAELDKNPPDILIDATFFSAGNGEHPLAYLDIPVLQIATANMSYADWQESKRGLSTSDMAMQVVLPEADGRIFTRAVSFTENGNNNEKLEFIPQLNKPDFGRVEYVTELAVAWMNLRKKNNFNKKLAVILSDYPQRDGRQGFAVGLDAFASVDNILGMLADDGYAVGNGYRLMVGEEKIKYNIADYKKRFLSLSPENQQAVKYVWGDIPTDDFSFSVKLCGNVVVATQPDRGSLADKKTGYHDGATPPCHNYLAFYFWLRDEFKMDALVHVGTHGNLEWLPAKTVAISEDCWPEVALGATPVIYPYIVSDAGEAAQAKRRISAVIISHMTPPLNQVELTEELAELENLTDEYGAADGLDGRRMKLLRDEIIFRAKKSGLSFAGSDDAAVMSALEAHLCDIKEQRVGDGLHVFAAGDNDSCAKNERRNFLAALSGRFVPPSAGGAPSRGRVDVLPTGRNLIGVDPRTIPTKTSNVIGKRAAEDFIRRYIQDNGDFPKNIMMDLWGSATLRTGGDEIAQALHLMGVNIIWDETTQRVSGFEIIADEDMQWRRVDVTLRISGLFRDMFPNLILLFDDAVAAIAKLQGIEKEWRIFGNAQGAYGAGTTKLVDSGMWKERSDLGKAYLDASQFAYGRGADGEVAALDLQKRVLASDALIHVQDLREVDVLSGADFADSEGGFAAAANMLGASPVLYHVDTTNPEKIKTRTLAEEISLTMHARAINPQWISGQMRHGYVGAAAIADVVDNLFALAASSGSVNSEQFDLVADAYLHDEQVREFLCDKNPEAFQAIIARLNEAIERGLWVPLRNSTVELFAEM; this is encoded by the coding sequence TTGCATCTTTCTGTAAAACAGTCACAGACGATAGAGGACGTTGATATACCGCTTAACCCTGAGCAGACTCCGGCGGATATAGTTTTTCTGTCATTTACTGATTCGGATCTTTCCTGTATGGCGGCGGCATCCAGCGATGCCGCTAATATTCGTATTTCCAGACTTTCAAGGTTAAAACACCCTCTTTCGGTAGATCTTTATATTGAGCAGGTGGCGGCATACGCCAAAGTGATAATAATCCGCCTGCTTGGAGGGTATGACTGGTGGAAGTACGGGGTTGATGAGTTGGCGAGGCTTGCTTCCCGAAAAAACATAAAACTAATAATGATTTCTGGTAATAGTTATGATCATCGCTTATTTAAGTTTTCTAACGTTGAGCGTGGTCAGTTAGAGAATATAGAGCAGTCTCTAGCGCAGGGTGGTGTTGAGAATTTTCGTCAGGTTTTTGCTTACGCTTGTGGGTTGATTACTGGTGCAAAAATAAATGTTACACCTAAAATTATGCCGTATGCCGCTTTATATAGGGAGGTAGTGGCCGATGAACATTATGGAAATATTGCTATTATTTTTTATAGAGCGCATTATTTGGCGGGGGATGTCGCTGTTATTGATTCTATTATAGAATCATTCCGTAGTCGGAATATATCTGTTAAGGCGTTTATGATAAGCAGCCTTAAAGATGATAGTTCATTATCTTTCTTACGGGCAGAGCTAGATAAAAATCCACCAGATATATTAATTGATGCGACGTTTTTTTCCGCCGGAAATGGAGAGCATCCGCTTGCCTATCTTGATATTCCGGTTTTACAGATAGCAACCGCTAATATGTCTTACGCTGATTGGCAGGAGTCAAAACGTGGGCTTTCTACCAGTGATATGGCGATGCAAGTAGTTCTTCCCGAAGCGGATGGACGGATATTTACTCGCGCGGTTTCTTTTACGGAAAATGGAAATAACAATGAGAAATTGGAATTTATTCCACAGCTAAACAAGCCGGATTTTGGACGGGTTGAGTATGTGACAGAATTAGCGGTGGCGTGGATGAATCTGCGTAAGAAAAATAACTTTAATAAAAAATTGGCGGTTATTTTGTCAGACTACCCGCAGCGTGATGGGCGGCAAGGTTTCGCGGTTGGACTTGACGCTTTTGCCAGCGTGGATAATATTTTGGGGATGCTCGCTGATGATGGTTACGCTGTGGGTAATGGATATAGATTGATGGTTGGCGAGGAAAAGATTAAGTATAATATCGCGGATTATAAAAAACGTTTTTTATCTTTGTCGCCGGAGAATCAGCAGGCGGTTAAGTATGTTTGGGGTGATATTCCAACGGATGATTTTTCTTTTTCAGTAAAATTATGTGGTAATGTGGTGGTCGCTACCCAGCCGGATAGAGGTTCACTTGCTGATAAAAAAACCGGCTATCATGATGGCGCTACTCCACCATGCCATAATTATCTCGCTTTTTATTTTTGGCTACGTGATGAGTTTAAGATGGACGCTTTAGTGCATGTCGGAACGCATGGTAATCTTGAGTGGTTGCCGGCGAAGACTGTAGCAATATCAGAGGATTGCTGGCCGGAGGTCGCTCTTGGTGCGACACCGGTAATTTATCCTTATATAGTATCAGACGCTGGTGAGGCGGCACAGGCAAAAAGGCGGATTTCAGCTGTGATAATCAGCCATATGACCCCACCGCTTAATCAGGTGGAGCTTACAGAAGAGCTTGCTGAGTTAGAAAATCTCACCGATGAGTATGGAGCTGCGGATGGGCTTGATGGTCGGCGGATGAAACTATTACGTGATGAGATTATTTTTAGGGCGAAGAAGAGTGGATTATCTTTTGCCGGTAGTGATGATGCTGCGGTGATGAGCGCGCTTGAAGCACATTTATGTGATATAAAAGAGCAGCGGGTTGGCGATGGTTTGCATGTATTTGCCGCTGGTGATAATGATAGTTGCGCTAAAAATGAGAGAAGAAACTTTCTTGCCGCGCTTTCTGGTAGGTTTGTGCCTCCGAGTGCCGGTGGAGCGCCATCACGTGGTAGGGTGGATGTGTTGCCGACAGGACGCAATCTTATCGGAGTTGACCCTCGCACTATCCCGACTAAAACCTCAAATGTAATAGGTAAGCGCGCGGCGGAGGATTTTATCCGGCGTTATATACAGGATAATGGAGATTTCCCAAAAAATATTATGATGGATTTATGGGGATCGGCGACTCTGCGTACTGGTGGGGATGAGATAGCGCAGGCCTTGCATCTTATGGGAGTAAATATTATTTGGGATGAGACAACGCAGCGTGTTTCCGGTTTTGAGATTATAGCGGATGAGGATATGCAGTGGCGTAGGGTGGATGTGACACTGCGTATATCTGGTTTGTTTCGTGATATGTTTCCTAATCTTATATTATTATTTGATGACGCGGTGGCGGCGATAGCGAAATTGCAGGGAATAGAAAAAGAATGGCGAATATTTGGTAACGCACAAGGAGCGTATGGAGCGGGAACCACGAAGCTTGTTGATAGTGGAATGTGGAAAGAGCGTTCTGATTTAGGAAAGGCGTATCTTGATGCTTCACAATTTGCTTATGGCAGGGGGGCGGATGGAGAAGTTGCCGCTTTAGATTTACAGAAGCGGGTTTTGGCAAGTGACGCGCTCATTCATGTGCAGGATTTACGGGAAGTTGATGTATTAAGTGGCGCGGATTTCGCTGATAGTGAGGGAGGTTTCGCCGCTGCCGCTAATATGCTTGGCGCGAGTCCGGTGCTTTATCATGTAGATACGACTAATCCAGAGAAGATAAAAACCCGTACTTTAGCTGAGGAAATATCACTTACCATGCACGCAAGAGCGATAAATCCACAATGGATTAGTGGGCAGATGCGACATGGTTACGTTGGAGCGGCGGCAATCGCCGATGTGGTGGATAATTTATTCGCGCTGGCGGCAAGTAGTGGTAGCGTAAATTCAGAGCAGTTTGATTTAGTCGCTGACGCTTACCTGCATGATGAGCAAGTAAGAGAGTTTTTGTGTGACAAAAATCCGGAGGCTTTTCAGGCGATTATCGCACGGCTCAATGAGGCGATAGAACGTGGCCTCTGGGTGCCACTCAGGAATTCTACAGTAGAATTGTTCGCTGAAATGTAA
- a CDS encoding ORF6N domain-containing protein, with amino-acid sequence MKKDTIIPIERIVDRIYLIRGNKVMLDRDLADLYKVKAIVLRQQVKRNIDRFPSDFMFQLTEKEVENLLSQNVIATKKSLGGHFPYAFTQEGVAMLSSVLRSPHAVQVNISIMRTFVRLREMLATHEDIVKILSEHDKQIANLYAHVEKLLSPKRGKSKDIGYIWGKEK; translated from the coding sequence ATGAAAAAAGATACTATAATTCCAATAGAGCGCATCGTTGATAGGATTTATCTTATACGTGGCAATAAGGTGATGTTGGATCGTGATTTGGCTGATCTTTATAAAGTAAAAGCTATTGTTCTAAGACAACAAGTTAAGCGTAATATAGATAGGTTTCCATCAGATTTTATGTTTCAACTCACTGAAAAAGAAGTAGAAAATTTGCTATCACAAAATGTGATAGCTACGAAAAAATCGTTGGGTGGACATTTTCCCTATGCCTTCACTCAGGAGGGGGTTGCGATGCTTTCAAGCGTATTGCGTAGTCCTCATGCAGTGCAGGTTAATATTTCTATCATGCGAACCTTTGTCCGCCTGCGGGAGATGTTGGCGACTCATGAGGATATAGTAAAAATATTGTCTGAGCATGATAAGCAGATAGCTAATTTATACGCTCATGTGGAAAAATTACTCTCACCAAAGCGTGGTAAGAGCAAAGATATTGGCTATATATGGGGTAAGGAAAAATAG
- a CDS encoding helicase HerA-like domain-containing protein produces the protein MLIENSGIYLGQANDEQQRLLLKYANRHGLIAGATGTGKTVTLQGLVEGFSQAGVPVFIADVKGDLSGLAMSGVDKPPLLKRAEQIGFSLNYQACPVIFWDLFGKNGHPVRTTISEMGPMMLARLLELNDTQEGVLNIAFTVADNEGLLLLDMDDLRAMLNHVNENREEYSTRYGNISAASVGAIMRGLLSLEAQGGKQFFGEPALKISDLMKVAPNGQGAVNILSAESLMRTPKIYSTLLLWLLSELFEDMPEVGDMEKPKLVFFFDEAHLLFDDAPKILLEKIEQLVRLIRSKGVGIYFVTQNPADIPDDVLGQLGNRVQHALRAFTPKDQKGVKAAAQTFRPNPAFKTEDAITTLGVGEALVSVLDNKGSPTIVQRTLIRPPLSFIGAIESQKRQDIIVKSPLKGVYDTAINRESAYEILNSRVSQNAASDAGGIWGTVSAAASAVGIGGAGNSSDVNNSGSRSSASRDYRPPVQKRRGRQPDSMITVMTKSVIRTVGSQLGRQIVRGLMGAISRK, from the coding sequence ATGTTAATAGAAAATTCTGGAATTTATTTAGGGCAGGCAAATGACGAGCAGCAGAGGCTTTTACTTAAATACGCTAATCGGCATGGGTTGATAGCGGGAGCAACTGGAACTGGTAAGACCGTTACTTTACAAGGGTTGGTTGAAGGGTTCTCACAGGCGGGAGTTCCGGTATTTATCGCTGATGTTAAGGGAGATTTATCGGGACTTGCTATGTCCGGTGTTGATAAGCCACCACTACTTAAAAGAGCGGAGCAAATAGGATTCTCTCTTAATTATCAGGCATGTCCGGTAATATTTTGGGATTTATTTGGTAAAAATGGACATCCAGTGCGTACAACAATTTCCGAGATGGGACCAATGATGCTCGCTCGCCTACTTGAGCTCAATGATACGCAAGAAGGAGTGCTTAATATAGCGTTTACGGTGGCTGACAATGAAGGATTGCTATTGTTGGATATGGACGATTTGCGGGCTATGCTTAATCATGTAAATGAAAATCGTGAGGAGTATAGCACGCGATATGGCAATATTTCAGCGGCTTCAGTTGGCGCTATTATGCGCGGATTATTATCGCTGGAAGCGCAGGGCGGTAAGCAGTTTTTTGGTGAGCCTGCTCTTAAAATTTCTGATTTAATGAAAGTAGCACCTAACGGTCAGGGAGCGGTAAACATATTATCAGCGGAATCTTTGATGCGGACACCGAAAATTTACTCAACTTTGTTGTTATGGTTGTTGTCGGAGTTATTTGAGGATATGCCAGAAGTTGGCGACATGGAAAAGCCGAAGCTGGTATTTTTCTTTGATGAGGCACATTTGTTATTTGATGACGCTCCTAAAATATTGCTTGAGAAGATTGAGCAACTTGTAAGGTTAATTCGTTCCAAAGGGGTTGGTATATATTTTGTAACCCAAAATCCAGCCGATATTCCAGATGATGTTTTAGGGCAACTTGGTAATCGTGTGCAGCACGCGTTGCGGGCGTTTACTCCGAAAGATCAGAAGGGTGTAAAAGCGGCGGCGCAGACTTTCCGTCCCAATCCAGCATTTAAGACAGAGGACGCTATTACAACACTTGGTGTTGGTGAGGCGTTGGTTTCGGTGCTAGATAATAAAGGTTCTCCTACTATTGTGCAAAGGACTTTGATAAGACCGCCTTTATCATTTATTGGAGCTATTGAGTCGCAGAAAAGACAAGATATAATAGTGAAGAGTCCGCTAAAAGGAGTTTATGACACGGCGATAAACCGTGAGTCAGCCTATGAGATATTAAACTCACGAGTTAGCCAGAACGCCGCTTCTGACGCTGGTGGTATATGGGGTACGGTATCAGCGGCGGCGAGCGCTGTTGGTATTGGCGGCGCGGGTAATTCCAGTGATGTGAATAATTCCGGTAGTAGGTCGTCTGCCTCTCGTGATTATAGACCACCTGTTCAAAAGAGGAGGGGGAGACAGCCTGATAGTATGATTACGGTAATGACTAAGAGTGTGATACGGACTGTTGGCTCACAACTCGGACGGCAGATAGTAAGAGGGCTTATGGGAGCTATATCAAGGAAATAA
- a CDS encoding AAA family ATPase, with protein sequence MDNKEKPERQIKLLVGTCGVGKSHYVCTHKQEHKGYVIISFDDILEGLRKDISHGSGYTPSHDEVYYNKRYVIESRFVDTLKKAIRSGDNIIVDTSNYSSKSRAVILSIAKDSDKYDYKSTAVVIHPPSEEEHVKRLLFRSMVDKRFGTINTVNLREVEPIQEGEFDNVEYVGRKQKNKLFHEYEKPVSLVETIRDAKNLGGGGINK encoded by the coding sequence ATGGATAATAAAGAGAAACCAGAAAGACAAATTAAGCTACTAGTTGGTACGTGTGGTGTTGGTAAAAGTCATTATGTTTGTACTCATAAGCAGGAACACAAAGGGTATGTTATTATATCGTTTGATGATATACTGGAGGGCTTGAGGAAGGATATTAGCCATGGTTCAGGTTATACACCTTCTCATGATGAGGTTTATTATAATAAACGGTATGTTATAGAATCAAGGTTTGTTGATACGCTTAAAAAAGCGATCAGGAGTGGTGATAATATTATCGTGGATACCTCTAACTATTCATCAAAATCGCGTGCGGTCATCTTGTCCATTGCCAAAGATTCTGATAAATATGATTATAAGAGTACTGCTGTCGTCATTCATCCTCCATCGGAGGAAGAACATGTCAAAAGGCTACTTTTCAGATCTATGGTTGATAAGCGTTTTGGTACAATAAATACCGTTAATTTAAGAGAAGTAGAGCCAATACAGGAGGGAGAATTTGATAACGTGGAGTATGTTGGTAGAAAGCAAAAAAATAAACTGTTTCATGAATATGAAAAGCCTGTGAGTTTGGTAGAGACAATAAGAGATGCTAAAAATCTTGGTGGAGGAGGAATCAATAAGTAG
- a CDS encoding DUF1636 domain-containing protein encodes MNKEAVKLQVCITCLGEDKERVGEVFYEEVKNRLDGKNIELESVECFAVCKRPATVAVSQPEKWLYMIGDLKIGDIDDLFAYIDSYRNSESGTPPLSERPAVIRKGVIARLPNNKNS; translated from the coding sequence ATGAATAAGGAAGCGGTAAAGTTACAGGTTTGTATCACTTGTCTTGGAGAGGACAAAGAAAGAGTAGGTGAGGTGTTTTATGAGGAAGTTAAAAACAGGTTAGATGGAAAAAATATAGAGCTTGAGTCGGTGGAGTGTTTTGCGGTGTGTAAACGTCCGGCTACCGTTGCTGTGTCGCAGCCGGAAAAATGGTTGTACATGATAGGTGATTTGAAAATAGGTGATATTGATGATTTATTCGCTTATATAGATTCTTACCGAAATTCAGAAAGCGGCACGCCGCCTTTGAGTGAGAGGCCGGCTGTTATACGCAAAGGAGTTATTGCTAGATTACCAAATAATAAAAATAGTTAA
- the cobS gene encoding adenosylcobinamide-GDP ribazoletransferase, with protein sequence MIQKFLLTLSFFTRIPAGKQGFGKLTLADCAVFFPIMGAFIGLIIGVFYISALYIGITNYIAAWLSIIFYLLLTGGLHEDGLADTADGLASGRSREQKLAIMRDSHIGSYGVLALITIIALKSLLISELTLNAQSLYIFIIAAAVSRAFMVLIMRTMPYARNDGLAATCGKPTEINTLVTISIASSTLLLATSPTTAFSCVTALFITYIILRYVFNKHFGGITGDTLGASQQVGEVLLFMFLTY encoded by the coding sequence ATGATACAGAAATTTTTACTTACGTTAAGCTTTTTTACCAGAATTCCAGCCGGAAAACAGGGTTTTGGCAAATTAACACTAGCGGATTGCGCGGTTTTTTTTCCAATTATGGGAGCTTTTATCGGGCTTATAATAGGAGTTTTTTATATCTCAGCCTTATATATCGGCATTACGAACTATATAGCAGCGTGGCTTAGCATAATTTTCTATCTATTACTTACCGGTGGGTTGCATGAGGATGGTCTGGCAGATACGGCGGACGGATTAGCATCAGGACGTAGTAGAGAACAAAAACTCGCCATAATGCGTGATAGCCACATCGGCAGCTATGGTGTTTTAGCGCTTATTACGATAATCGCCTTAAAATCTCTGTTAATTTCTGAGCTTACTCTAAACGCGCAAAGCCTGTATATATTCATCATCGCCGCCGCCGTAAGCAGAGCGTTCATGGTGCTGATAATGCGAACTATGCCTTACGCCAGAAATGATGGGCTTGCCGCCACCTGCGGAAAACCAACGGAAATTAACACATTAGTGACAATCTCAATAGCAAGCTCCACCCTGCTGCTTGCCACCTCTCCCACCACCGCTTTTAGCTGCGTGACCGCTCTTTTCATTACCTATATAATTTTAAGGTATGTATTTAATAAGCATTTTGGAGGTATAACCGGTGACACACTCGGCGCGAGCCAGCAGGTTGGTGAAGTCTTGTTGTTTATGTTTCTAACATACTAA
- a CDS encoding DUF2379 family protein translates to MEVNKSFEQALGSYNRDCLQFIDNLYQHFKIKTVRATSDTITVGGDIEFVDPEIGKEVSSFLKESAQNVTGINEYIAKALANGGSRAGIDAYGKAIELFSDASKILEEALSQMREIKAKDSDDVETAKKRMKRAFSDTLDVFSGVQNLRDKYIMDTSSTKVQKTL, encoded by the coding sequence GTGGAAGTAAATAAAAGTTTTGAACAGGCTTTAGGTAGCTATAATAGGGATTGTTTACAATTCATAGACAATCTATATCAACATTTTAAGATTAAAACTGTCAGGGCAACTAGTGATACAATAACAGTCGGAGGGGATATAGAATTTGTTGATCCCGAGATTGGGAAGGAAGTTAGTTCATTCTTAAAAGAATCCGCTCAAAATGTTACGGGGATAAATGAATATATAGCAAAGGCTTTAGCAAATGGTGGATCTAGAGCTGGTATAGATGCATATGGTAAAGCTATTGAATTATTTAGTGACGCTAGTAAAATATTGGAAGAGGCATTGAGTCAGATGAGAGAAATTAAAGCAAAAGATTCAGATGACGTTGAAACTGCTAAGAAGCGTATGAAGAGGGCATTTTCTGATACTCTTGATGTTTTTTCCGGTGTACAAAATTTAAGGGATAAATATATAATGGATACTTCATCTACCAAAGTTCAGAAAACTTTATAA
- the bluB gene encoding 5,6-dimethylbenzimidazole synthase, whose protein sequence is MSGEYAFSDAERQAVYRAIEQRRDVRKFRSDPIEEDVLERILRAAACAPSVGYMQPYNFILVHEQNIRQKIYDAFSIANAEAKEMFAGSRRDDYAALKLEGIRESALNICVTCDRERFGKVILGRTHQPDMDLYSSVCAVQNLWLAARAEGVGVGWVSIIKYEDLREILCLPENVMPVAYLCVGYTDGFANEPELKTYGWLPEIAFEEMIFYNKWNGKK, encoded by the coding sequence ATGTCCGGCGAGTATGCGTTTTCTGATGCTGAACGGCAGGCGGTTTACCGTGCTATAGAGCAGCGGCGGGATGTAAGGAAATTTCGTAGCGATCCTATAGAAGAGGATGTACTTGAGCGGATTTTACGGGCAGCGGCTTGCGCGCCTTCAGTTGGCTATATGCAGCCATATAATTTTATTTTGGTTCATGAGCAGAATATACGGCAGAAAATATATGATGCTTTTAGTATCGCTAACGCTGAGGCAAAGGAAATGTTCGCAGGTAGCCGTCGTGATGATTACGCCGCTCTTAAGCTGGAGGGAATCAGGGAATCGGCGTTAAATATTTGTGTCACTTGTGATCGTGAGCGTTTTGGTAAAGTAATACTTGGACGTACTCACCAGCCGGATATGGATTTATATAGTAGCGTTTGCGCGGTGCAGAATTTATGGCTCGCGGCGCGTGCTGAAGGAGTTGGGGTTGGCTGGGTAAGTATTATAAAATATGAGGATTTACGGGAAATTTTGTGTTTGCCGGAAAATGTGATGCCAGTTGCCTATTTATGTGTTGGTTACACAGATGGTTTTGCCAATGAGCCTGAGCTTAAAACCTATGGCTGGTTGCCGGAAATAGCTTTTGAGGAGATGATATTTTATAATAAATGGAATGGTAAAAAATAA
- the cobW gene encoding cobalamin biosynthesis protein CobW, whose product MRKITKIPTTIVTGFLGAGKTSLIKHVIESAADRKIALLINEFGDEGVDGDILKSCKADNCPESSIIELPNGCICCTVADDFLPAMEKILSMKDGFDHIIIETSGLALPKPLVKAFDWPEIRSKLTVDGVVAVVDTPAVFAGDFADNIEAINQQREDIGLVDHDNPLAEVYEDQLLCADMVILNKIDQIDTKNVEVVRNNVRKEARAGVPIIEVAHGKVSPDILLGIKAEAEADIDNRISHHDSEAEHDHDDFESFVINVPEFSSIEALYNKINIIAELYGALRVKGFVSIKERPLRYLVQAVGSRVSGQFDIKTQSKISGRLVVIGRKGLDSEGIKGVFGS is encoded by the coding sequence ATGAGAAAAATAACAAAAATACCTACTACTATCGTCACTGGTTTTCTCGGTGCTGGTAAAACATCACTGATTAAGCATGTTATAGAAAGCGCCGCTGATAGAAAGATAGCCCTTCTTATCAATGAGTTTGGCGATGAGGGGGTGGATGGTGATATTCTAAAATCATGTAAAGCTGATAATTGTCCTGAGTCATCTATTATTGAACTGCCAAACGGTTGTATATGTTGCACGGTCGCTGATGATTTTTTGCCTGCTATGGAAAAAATCCTGTCTATGAAAGATGGTTTTGACCATATAATAATAGAGACTTCAGGGCTTGCCCTACCTAAACCGCTGGTCAAAGCTTTTGATTGGCCGGAGATACGCTCAAAATTAACTGTTGATGGGGTGGTGGCGGTTGTTGATACTCCTGCGGTTTTCGCTGGTGATTTCGCTGATAATATAGAGGCGATAAATCAGCAGAGAGAGGATATAGGATTGGTAGATCATGATAATCCGCTAGCGGAAGTTTATGAGGATCAATTACTATGTGCTGATATGGTGATCTTAAATAAGATAGATCAGATTGATACAAAAAATGTGGAAGTGGTAAGAAATAATGTCAGAAAAGAGGCGCGCGCTGGAGTGCCGATAATTGAGGTGGCGCATGGTAAAGTATCACCTGACATATTGCTTGGAATAAAAGCGGAAGCTGAGGCTGATATAGATAATAGAATATCACACCATGATAGTGAAGCTGAGCATGACCACGATGATTTTGAGAGCTTTGTTATAAATGTGCCAGAATTTTCTAGCATCGAGGCTTTATATAATAAAATTAATATAATAGCTGAATTGTATGGGGCTTTGCGAGTTAAAGGCTTTGTGAGTATTAAGGAACGTCCGTTGCGTTATCTAGTGCAGGCGGTGGGGAGTAGGGTTTCTGGGCAATTTGATATAAAAACCCAGTCAAAAATCTCTGGTAGATTGGTGGTAATTGGTCGCAAAGGTCTTGATAGTGAGGGGATTAAAGGAGTTTTTGGCAGCTGA